A section of the Oryzias latipes chromosome 8, ASM223467v1 genome encodes:
- the gaa gene encoding lysosomal alpha-glucosidase gives MGLLSSLTTALLLLAFSLFVLFYSFTRFSNNGVPLVRSVNYSYNDPKAQKTSKGDIHRASWRTFGFPTERECTIDPESRFDCGRDRLLSQGECEDRGCCFSPLPSPVGPPWCFYPRWYPGYKMGPFSPSTHGKTASLTRAKPSYLFKEISPLTLEVMEESADCLHLTIKDPFTQRYEVPLPEGVSHTKADAQDVLFTVEFHSEPFGFIVRRATNGRVIMNTTVAPLLFADQYLQMSTTLASSFVSGLGEHYTSLVLDLNWTSLTLWNRDMAPHADANLYGSHPFYMVQEEGGLAHGVFLLNSNAIEVILQPTPALTWISTGGILDLYVFMGPDPQSVIRQYLQVIGYPMMPPYWSLGFHLCRWGYTSSNATRSVAQHMHSANFPMDVQWNDLDYAHERKVFTFDPMRFGDLPEMVEEFHERGMKYILILDPGISSTSPPRTYPPFEDGVKRDVFVKNAMGEILIGKVWPGPTAFPDFTNVETRQWWEDCIRNFYSEVPVDGLWIDMNEPASFVQGSVEGCPDNDLERPPYTPRMVGGQLNSGTLCMSAQQKLSTHYNLHNLYGLTEAYATHSALKKIQRKRPFVLSRSSFPGIGRFSAVWTGDVQSDWEQLGFSIPAVLQFSLFGVPLVGADICGFGGNTTEELCVRWMQLGAFYPFMRNHNDKPNAPQEPFVFGQKAQAAMRRAVNLRYSLLPFLYTLFHHAHTSAATVARPLFMEFPSDPNCKSIDQQFLWGGSLLISPVLKQGAVKVKAYLPLGTWYSLYNGQAFHSKGQFFLLPAPLDTINIHVRQGHIIPQQEPALTTAASRRKPFFLIAALSGDGSARGDLFWDDGESLDTFEMQNYSYIIFTAVQFQIVSEPLKLNGALDGLVLAGVQVFGVLSAPIYVLANGEKVLDFAYQADTKVLTVTNLALPMSKPFTIQWAS, from the exons atgggaCTATTGTCCAGTTTAACAACCGCTCTGCTCCTCCTcgccttttctttgtttgttttgttttatagctTCACCCGCTTTTCCAACAATGGAGTTCCGCTTGTCAGATCAGTTAATTACAGCTACAACGACCCAAAAGCACAGAAAACGTCAAAGGGCGACATCCACCGAGCCAGTTGGCGCACATTCGGCTTTCCCACAGAACGCGAATGCACCATTGACCCAGAGAGTCGGTTTGACTGCGGCCGGGACAGGCTGCTGAGTCAGGGGGAGTGTGAGGACAGAGGGTGCTGCTTCTCCCCTCTGCCCTCCCCTGTTGGACCCCCTTGGTGCTTCTACCCCCGCTGGTACCCTGGATATAAAATGGGTCCCTTCTCTCCCAGCACACATGGCAAAACTGCAAGCCTGACAAGAGCCAAGCCCTCCTATCTTTTTAAGGAAATCTCCCCCCTGACTCTTGAGGTGATGGAGGAGTCTGCAGACTGCTTACATCTCACC ATCAAGGACCCCTTCACTCAAAGGTATGAAGTTCCACTTCCAGAAGGAGTTTCTCATACCAAAGCTGATGCTCAGGATGTCCTCTTTACTGTTGAGTTTCACTCCGAACCATTTGGTTTCATAGTGCGGCGAGCAACAAATGGAAGAGTGAT tATGAACACGACAGTTGCTCCTCTGCTGTTTGCTGACCAGTACCTGCAGATGTCCACCACATTGGCCTCTTCGTTTGTGTCTGGCCTCGGGGAGCATTACACCTCTCTGGTCCTGGACCTGAACTGGACGTCTCTGACTCTCTGGAACAGAGACATGGCACCTCAT GCAGATGCTAACTTGTATGGCTCCCATCCGTTTTACATGGTACAGGAGGAGGGGGGTTTAGCACATGGTGTTTTTCTTCTGAACAGCAATGCAATTG AAGTGATTCTCCAGCCAACTCCAGCTCTCACCTGGATATCTACTGGTGGAATCCTGGACCTGTATGTCTTCATGGGTCCTGACCCCCAAAGTGTTATAAGACAGTACCTCCAGGTTATTG GATACCCCATGATGCCGCCCTATTGGTCACTTGGCTTTCATCTTTGCCGCTGGGGTTATACCAGCTCTAATGCAACACGGAGTGTTGCACAGCACATGCACAGTGCCAATTTTCCTATG gATGTGCAGTGGAATGACCTGGATTATGCACATGAACGAAAGGTGTTCACCTTTGACCCCATGCGATTTGGAGACCTGCCAGAAATGGTTGAGGAGTTTCATGAGAGAGGGATGAAGTACATCCTGATTCTG GACCCAGGAATCAGCAGCACCAGCCCCCCCAGGACCTACCCTCCTTTTGAAGATGGGGTCAAACGAgatgtctttgttaaaaatgcGATGGGGGAAATTCTGATTGGCAAG GTTTGGCCGGGCCCAACTGCTTTTCCTGATTTCACCAACGTGGAAACGAGGCAATGGTGGGAGGACTGCATCAgaaacttttattctgaagttcCTGTCGATGGTCTGTGGATT GATATGAATGAACCAGCCAGTTTTGTTCAAGGCTCAGTGGAGGGCTGTCCTGACAATGATCTCGAGAGACCACCTTACACTCCCA GAATGGTTGGAGGTCAGCTGAACTCAGGAACTCTTTGCATGTCAGCTCAACAGAAGCTGTCCACACACTACAACCTGCACAACCTATACGGACTGACTGAAGCTTATGCAACACACAG TGCCCTCAAGAAGATTCAGAGGAAGAGGCCCTTTGTCCTGTCTCGCTCCTCCTTCCCTGGCATCGGACGATTCTCCGCTGTGTGGACAGGAGATGTTCAAAGTGACTGGGAGCAACTTGGATTCTCCATCCCTG CCGTGCTGCAGTTCAGCCTGTTTGGAGTGCCTCTGGTAGGAGCAGACATCTGTGGCTTTGGAGGAAACACCACAGAGGAGTTGTGCGTCAGATGGATGCAGCTTGGAGCCTTCTACCCATTCATGAGAAACCACAATGACAAACCTAATGCA CCTCAGGAGCCATTTGTATTTGGGCAGAAGGCTCAGGCAGCTATGAGAAGGGCCGTGAATCTTCGGTACTCTCTTCTCCCCTTCCTCTACACTCTCTTCCACCATGCTCACACCTCCGCAGCCACAGTTGCCCGGCCTCTCTTTATGGA GTTTCCCTCGGACCCCAACTGTAAGAGCATAGACCAACAATTCTTGTGGGGGGGTTCACTTCTTATCAGCCCGGTTTTGAAGCAAGGAGCAGTAAAAGTCAAAGCCTACCTGCCACTTGGCACTTGGTACAGCTTGTACAAT GGTCAGGCCTTCCACAGTAAGGGTCAGTTCTTTCTTTTGCCAGCCCCACTGGACACAATCAACATTCATGTGAGGCAAGGACACATTATACCCCAACAG GAGCCAGCTTTGACAACTGCAGCCTCTCGCCGAAAGCCTTTCTTCCTGATAGCTGCTCTGTCAGGAGACGGCTCAGCTCGCGGTGACTTGTTCTGGGATGACGGGGAAAGTCTTGACACTTTTGAAATGCAAAATTACAGTTACATCATCTTCACAGCAGTACAG TTCCAGATTGTTAGTGAACCCCTTAAGCTGAACGGGGCCCTAGACGGTTTGGTGTTGGCGGGTGTTCAAGTGTTTGGGGTCCTCTCGGCACCTATTTATGTTTTGGCAAACGGAGAAAAAGTCCTTGATTTTGCATATCAAGCAGACACTAAA GTTTTGACAGTGACCAACCTGGCCTTGCCCATGTCAAAGCCCTTCACAATCCAGTGGGCTTCCTGA